The DNA segment GAGCTTGTCAATGCCCGTGCACGAAGAAGGTACGGTTTTTGTTTGATGACATGCGATCGAAATTATGGGTTGAATTTGATCGGAACAGTTGATGAGAAGTATTCGCAGTGATCCAATCGacataaaaaattatcaaagaaCTTCTCACCAATGTAAAATTTAGCCGTCCACGTAGGCAATTTCGAGTCTGATTTCATCCAAAGTTTGAAAATTGTACCTAAACTTTCTTATTGATTGAAATATGATGGCTCAAAGCAGTTGGTAAGAGAGCCAATCGCAGTTATGAACTTCTGATCGAGTGTTTTTCTCGTTTTTTTTCACCTGGTATGGCAGTATCTGTTTTCTATTTGAAGTTTTAGCCTTTCAATTTTCGTTACTAACAAGATTGTCCATGTGGGATTTAAATCGTCTTGTTTTTAATTTGGCAATCCTAGTACGTGAGGAAAACACTATTTGAACTGCTCATGTTTACTCCTTTTTGTGGATGGTTTTCTAGATAGGTACTTTTTCGATGGTTGATGAGACAAGTACGGATTGTTCAACCTAGAATCAACTCATACACGAAACATCATATAATAAGGATACACTACCAAACTTCTTCGATCTAATGATTTTTAATCActcatattaaatattatttcttttCATCGTCCAATCGCATTAGTCAAAGCTGTCAAAGTTGTGTCTTAGTGTTTGGGAGTTCTTTTATTTACTTTGTACTAATAAGATTTTCCATGCATTGTGATTCAACCCTCTCCATATGTTATTGAACATTGTTTGTATCTCTTGTGTGTACCATCTGACTTAGATACATTGTTGGTGCTGTTTTTTTACTGAATTATATCCTATCCTATCCTATCCTATCCTACTGCATGGATGCATTTCATTGGCTTTGGTTTTTGTAATTATTGTTGCTTACATAATTATGTTGTCAGGTTCCAGAGGGGTTTGAAAAGGAAACCTATGGCTTTGATCAAGAAGCTTCGTAAGGCTGTGAGTCATCGAAACTTTCAATCACTGCCTATGGATGTTCAACTATTCTGTTTTATTATCCTCGTTCCCTTGTTTCATAGCATGTTGAATTGTGATCTTTTGGACCCACTAATATAAAATTGTACATCATGGTGCAAGTAATTGCCGTGCATGTCACCGTTGTATGTTGTATGTTTTTCCAGTGTTTTTTGTTAAATTAATAAGCTCACATGATGCTTCATATCAGAAACTAGATGCCCCACAAGGCGAGAAGCCCACCCTGGTCAGAACTCACTTGCGAAACATGATCATTGTCCCGGAGATGATTGGAAGTGTCCTTGGAGTGTACAATGGCAAGACCTTCAACCCAGTTGAAATCAAGCCCGAAATGATCGGTCATTATCTAGCTGAGTTTTCTATTTCATACAAGCCTGTCAAGCATGGTTGACCGGGTATCGGTGCCACCCACTCGTCCAGGTTCATTCCTCTTAAATGAGGGGAAAGTGCAAGGGCCATGGAGAATGATCTATTTCTGAAGTTTTGTTATTTGATCTCCTTGCTAGTTTTTGGCATTTTGGTTCCTCGTGGAAGGCAACCATAGGGATTGATTATTTTTTCGGTTTCCCCCAACTACACCATACGGTTTAGACAGCTTCTCTTGGTTTGAATCAAAATTAATTGCCTATATATGTTGTTGGTTTCCTTGATTTTAATGTGAATTGTATAATATAGTTACTGTTCTTGTCGTATATCTCCATATATGAAAGAAAACATAATGTAGATGTTTTTTTACGTAAAAAGTTATCTTAACTTAAAGTTTTAAAGTTTACTATTAATTAGatgtaatttattattttgtatcaaaaggtaaatttaatgtaatATTCATATCTAATGGTAGTTTACTGAATAATTTGTTTTCAAGTCATTaacataatattaatttatttcgtTATGAGCATGTACAATATGCAAATATCAAACgggtatgttttttttaaaaatatatttatgcaAAATTACATCTCCATAAGTtgtatgtttatttaaatttataaaaaaaattatatttgaatAG comes from the Henckelia pumila isolate YLH828 chromosome 1, ASM3356847v2, whole genome shotgun sequence genome and includes:
- the LOC140874764 gene encoding small ribosomal subunit protein uS19, translating into MADVDTEVAAGQPKKRAFRKFSYRGVDLDALLDVSPDELVELVNARARRRFQRGLKRKPMALIKKLRKAKLDAPQGEKPTLVRTHLRNMIIVPEMIGSVLGVYNGKTFNPVEIKPEMIGHYLAEFSISYKPVKHG